One part of the Vitis riparia cultivar Riparia Gloire de Montpellier isolate 1030 chromosome 8, EGFV_Vit.rip_1.0, whole genome shotgun sequence genome encodes these proteins:
- the LOC117920522 gene encoding probable leucine-rich repeat receptor-like protein kinase At5g49770: MLQLAMAAVKLFFLLVFSGGMHGILCFTNSDDAGVLQSLKGQWENTPPSWEKSDPCGVPWEGITCNNSRVIALGLSTMGLKGKLEGDIGGLTELRSLDLSFNLGLTGSLTPKLGNLENLNILILAGCGFTGQIPDELGNLAQLTFLALNSNNLTGQIPPSLGRLSNLYWLDLAENKLSGPLPTSTLTSPGLDQLLKAKHFHFNKNQLSGPIPRKLFSSDMELIHVLFDGNQLSGSIPDTLGLVQTLEVLRLDRNSLSGTVPSNLNNLTIVNELNLAHNQLIGPIPNLTGMDHLNYVDLSNNTFDPSEAPAWFSTLPSLTTLILEHGSLYGSVPQKVFSFPGIEQVKLKNNAFNDTFSMGDSIGDQLQLVDLQNNQIPSVTLSSGYTDALILVGNPVCKVTLLNTAYCQIQDQTPKTYSTNLANCGSELCSPDQKLNPQSCKCAYAYEGTLYFRGPTFRDLSDLNKFHSLESSLWTKLNLTPGSVFLQNPFFNIDDYLQIQLALFPPTGKSFNRSEVQRIGFSLSNQTYKPPEEFGPYYFIASPYPFQGHGGTSFSLGVIIGIAIGCTILVVGLVALGIYAVRQKKRAERAIELSKPFASWAPSGKDSGAAPQLKGARWFSYDELKKCTNNFSESNEIGSGGYGKVYRGMLSGGQIVAIKRAQQGSMQGGLEFKTEIELLSRVHHKNLVGLVGFCFEQGEQMLVYEFMPNGTLRESLSGRSGIHLDWKRRLRIALGSARGLAYLHELANPPIIHRDIKSTNILLDENLTAKVADFGLSKLVSDSAKGHVSTQVKGTLGYLDPEYYMTQQLTEKSDVYSYGVVMLELVSARQPIEKGKYIVREVRMAMDKNDEEHYGLREIMDPAIRNVTNLIGFRKFLELAMQCVEESAGDRPTMSDVVKTIETVLQNDGMNTNSTTSASSSATEFGASKGVPRHPYNDSLPRKEVNDSDAFDYSGGYTLSTKVEPK; the protein is encoded by the exons ATGTTGCAGCTAGCCATGGCAGCTGTGAAGTTGTTCTTCCTGCTGGTGTTCTCCGGAGGGATGCATGGGATCTTGTGTTTTACCAACTCTGATGATG CTGGGGTACTCCAGTCTTTGAAGGGTCAGTGGGAAAATACACCACCAAGCTGGGAAAAGTCAGATCCTTGTGGCGTACCCTGGGAAGGAATCACATGCAACAACTCAAGGGTGATTGCATT GGGATTATCGACCATGGGCCTCAAAGGAAAGCTAGAGGGTGATATTGGGGGGCTAACCGAGTTGAGATCCTT GGACTTGTCATTCAATCTAGGTCTCACAGGTTCTCTCACTCCAAAGTTAGGGAATTTAGAAAATCTGAACATCCT AATCCTTGCAGGCTGTGGCTTCACCGGTCAAATTCCAGATGAATTGGGAAATCTTGCGCAGCTGACCTTCTT GGCACTGAATTCAAACAACTTAACTGGTCAAATACCTCCTTCTTTGGGTAGACTCTCCAATCTCTACTGGCTGGATCTGGCAGAGAATAAGTTGTCAGGACCTCTCCCAACTTCAACATTAACCAGCCCGGGCTTGGACCAACTTCTAAAGGCAAAACACTT CCATTTCAATAAGAATCAGCTTTCAGGCCCCATTCCGCGGAAACTTTTCAGCTCTGACATGGAACTAATACATGT ACTATTTGATGGAAATCAATTGTCTGGGAGTATACCAGACACACTAGGACTTGTTCAGACTCTTGAGGTTCT GCGGCTTGACAGAAATTCTCTTAGTGGGACCGTCCCATCAAACCTCAACAACCTAACGATCGTCAATGAATT gaatTTGGCGCACAACCAACTTATTGGGCCAATACCAAACTTAACAGGAATGGACCACCTTAATTATGT CGACTTAAGTAACAATACTTTTGACCCATCAGAAGCTCCAGCTTGGTTCTCAACCTTACCATCACTCACCACCCT GATTCTAGAACATGGATCACTCTATGGGAGTGTACCACAAAAAGTCTTCAGCTTTCCAGGAATAGAGCAAGT GAAACTAAAGAACAATGCATTCAATGACACATTCAGCATGGGTGACAGCATAGGCGATCAACTGCAGCTTGTTGATTTGCAAAACAACCAAATTCCATCAGTAACACTGAGTTCTGGATACACAGATGCATTAAT ACTCGTGGGAAACCCTGTGTGCAAGGTTACTCTCTTGAATACTGCCTACTGTCAAATTCAGGATCAAACCCCAAAGACATATTCTACCAACCTGGCTAATTGTGGAAGCGAACTTTGTTCCCCGGACCAGAAGCTCAATCCTCAGAGTTGTAAGTGCGCTTATGCATATGAAGGGACACTATACTTCAGAGGTCCAACCTTCAGGGATTTGTCTGACTTAAACAAATTCCATTCACTAGAATCAAGCCTTTGGACGAAACTGAACCTTACTCCTGGTTCAGTTTTTCTTCAGAACCCCTTCTTCAATATTGATGACTATCTTCAGATACAATTGGCACTCTTTCCACCCACAGGAAAATCTTTTAATAGGTCAGAGGTTCAGAGGATTGGATTTTCCCTGAGTAATCAAACCTACAAGCCTCCTGAAGAATTTGGGCCCTACTATTTTATCGCATCTCCATACCCCTTCCAAG GACATGGAGGAACTTCTTTTAGCTTGGGCGTGATTATTGGGATAGCAATTGGCTGTACCATTCTGGTTGTGGGGCTTGTGGCATTGGGGATATATGCTGTTCGACAAAAGAAACGTGCAGAAAGGGCTATTGAATTAAGCAAACCATTTG CTTCTTGGGCTCCAAGCGGCAAAGATAGTGGTGCTGCACCACAATTAAAGGGAGCAAGATGGTTCTCTTATGATGAACTCAAAAAGTGCACCAATAATTTCTCAGAAAGTAATGAGATTGGATCTGGGGGCTATGGCAAG GTTTATAGAGGAATGCTCTCTGGTGGACAAATAGTGGCGATCAAAAGAGCTCAGCAAGGATCTATGCAAGGTGGGCTCGAATTCAAAACTGAAATTGAGCTGCTTTCACGGGTTCATCATAAGAATCTTGTCGGCCTTGTGGGCTTTTGCTTTGAACAAGGAGAACAGATGCTGGTTTATGAATTTATGCCCAATGGAACACTCAGGGAGAGCTTGTCAG GGAGATCTGGCATTCATTTGGATTGGAAGAGGAGACTCCGTATTGCTTTAGGCTCAGCCAGAGGCTTAGCTTACCTTCATGAGCTTGCAAATCCTCCTATAATTCACAGAGATATCAAGTCCACCAATATTCTGTTGGATGAAAATTTAACCGCAAAGGTTGCAGATTTTGGTTTGTCTAAACTAGTATCAGACAGTGCAAAAGGGCATGTTTCAACTCAAGTCAAAGGCACATTG GGTTATCTTGATCCTGAATATTACATGACTCAACAACTAACTGAGAAGAGCGATGTATACAGCTATGGAGTAGTTATGCTTGAACTGGTATCTGCTAGGCAACCAATTGAGAAGGGAAAGTACATTGTTCGTGAGGTGAGAATGGCAATGGATAAGAATGATGAAGAGCACTATGGCTTGAGGGAGATAATGGATCCAGCAATCAGAAACGTGACAAATCTTATAGGGTTTAGGAAGTTTCTGGAGTTGGCCATGCAATGTGTTGAAGAGTCAGCTGGAGACCGTCCAACAATGAGTGATGTGGTCAAGACAATTGAAACCGTTCTACAGAATGATGGAATGAACACAAACTCAACGACATCTGCTTCCTCATCTGCTACCGAGTTCGGAGCTTCAAAAGGGGTTCCTAGGCATCCTTACAATGATTCCCTGCCTAGAAAGGAAGTTAATGATAGTGATGCCTTCGACTACAGTGGTGGATACACACTCTCAACAAAGGTTGAACCAAAGTAG